Proteins encoded in a region of the Leopardus geoffroyi isolate Oge1 chromosome E2, O.geoffroyi_Oge1_pat1.0, whole genome shotgun sequence genome:
- the PIH1D1 gene encoding PIH1 domain-containing protein 1, translating into MADSKLLVPELSEAEKMGAETMRFEELLRQASKELQQAQTSRPESTQIQPQPGFCIKTNSSEGKVFINICHSPSIPPPADVTEDELLQMLEEDQAGFRIPMSLGEPHAELDAKGQGCTAYDVAVNSDFYRRMQNSDFLRELVVTIAREGLEDKYSLQLNPEWRMLKNRPFLGSISQQNIRSQQRPRIQELGNLYTPDSPRPEEGPEKPHLNLWLEAPDLLLAEIDLPKLDGALGLSLEIGENRVVLGGPQQLYHLDAYIPLRINSEESKAAFHRKRKQLMVAMPLLSVSS; encoded by the exons ATGGCGGACTCGAAGCTGCTGGTGCCCGAGCTAAGCGAGGCAGAGAAGATGGGCGCTGAGACCATGCGTTTCGAGGAGCTACTGCGGCAG GCCTCCAAGGAGCTCCAGCAAGCCCAGACAAGCAGACCAGAATCCACACAGATCCAACCTCAACCTG GTTTCTGCATAAAGACCAACTCCTCCGAAGGGAAGGTTTTCATCAACATCTGTCactctccttccatccctcctccGGCTGATGTGACCGAGGACGAGCTGCTTCAAATGCTGGAGGAAGACCAAGCCGGGTTTCGCATCCCCATGAGCCTGGGAGAGCCTCATGCAGAACTGGACGCAA AAGGCCAGGGTTGTACCGCCTACGACGTAGCGGTGAACAGCGACTTCTACCGGAGGATGCAG AACAGCGATTTCTTGCGGGAGCTCGTGGTCACCATCGCCAGGGAGGGCCTTGAGGACAAATACAGTCTTCAGCTGAATCCAG AGTGGCGCATGTTGAAGAACCGACCTTTCCTGGGCTCCATCTCCCAGCAAAATATCCGCTCCCAACAGCGTCCTCGGATCCAGGAGCTGGGAAACCTATACACTCCCGACTCCCCGAGACCTGAGGAAGG CCCTGAGAAGCCTCACCTGAACCTTTGGCTGGAAGCCCCTGACCTCCTCTTGGCTGAAATTGACCTCCCCAAACTG GATGGAGCTCTGGGGCTGTCGCTGGAGATTGGGGAGAACCGGGTAGTGTTGGGGGGCCCCCAGCAGCTGTACCATCTGGATGCCTATATCCCCCTGCGGATCAACTCTGAGGAGAGCAAAGCAGCCTTCCATAGGAAGAGAAAG CAATTGATGGTGGCCATGCCCCTCCTGTCGGTGTCTTCTTga